The following DNA comes from Chloroflexota bacterium.
GTTTCTGCATCCAAGCCAGGCCAGGCTCGTCCGCCGTCATTTCAACGGTCCGGCGCGGGTACTGGGCGGCGCAGGCACCGGCAAAACGGTAGTCGCCATGCACCGGGCTCGCCATCTGGCCGGGGAGGTGTTCACGGCGCCGACGGAGCGCGTCCTGTTCACAACCTATACGCGCAACCTGGCCACCAACATCAGCGAAAACCTGCAGTCGTTGTGTGGTCCTGAATTCAAGCGCATCGAGGTCACCAACCTGCACGCCTGGGCGGTTCAGCTCATGCGATCGCAGGGGGTTCGTATAGCCATAGCCAAAGACGAGGAAGTGGACCGGTGTTGGGAAAACGCCATCAGCGCCGTTGGACAGGACCTTTGGGATCAAGCCTTCTATCAGAACGAATGGAAGTACGTGGTGCAGGCGCAGGACATCTCGGAACGCAGCGAGTACCTTCGGGCGCTACGGCGCGGCCGGCGGGCACGACTGAGTCGACCACAACGGGCGGCGGTCTGGCAGGTCTTCGAGGAGTACCGGCGGCAGCTCGACCGGCTGGGCAAGACCGAGTGGATCGACCTGATCCGCCAGACACGGCTTTACCTTCAGGGTCAGGGCGACATACTGCCCTACCGTGCCATTGTCGTGGACGAAACGCAGGATTTACATCCGGAGGAGCTGCGGTTATTGAGGCAGATGGTCCCGGAGGGGCCCAACGACCTCTTCTTTGTCGGCGACGCCCACCAGCGCATCTATGGCCGGCCGGTCGTGATGAGTCATTTGGGCATCAACATCCGCGGGCGCGGGCGTAAACTGCGCATCAACTACCGCACCACCGAGGAGATCCGCACCTGGTCGATCGGCGTGCTATCCGATGCACCGGTCGATGATCTGGATGGGGGCGCTGATTCGTCGGCGGAATACGTTTCCCTCATGCATGGGCCGAAGCCGACGGTCCGGCAGTTCTCCTCGCTGGACGAAGAAGTAACGTTTCTAGTCGGGGAGATACAGGCGCTGGCCGACTTTGGCCCGCTGGAACACATCTGCATCGTCGGCCGCACCCATAGTCAGTTGATGGAGGATTACCTGGCGGTCCTGCGGGAAGCGGGCATCGACCATCTCTATCTGCAGGCTGACACGCCCGAGTATGTGAGTACCGGTGTGCGGCTGGCCACCATGCACCGTGTGAAGGGCCTGGAGTTCCCGCACGTGTTCGTGGCCGGCGTGAATGATGGCATCGTGCCGCTGGCATGGCACACGCGGACCTATGATGAGAGTGAAAAAACCGATTCCGAGATTCAGGAGCGGTGTTTGCTGCATGTCGCCTCTTCCAGGGCGCGTGAGACGTTGACCATCACGAGCTATGGCAGGCCGAGCCGGTTTGTGGAGGGGACGAGAAATGCTTAGCTGGCGCTGCGGTGACGCTTCCCCAAATCGTCGCCAAATCGAAGAAGGCGAATAGGACCATGCAAAACTATCCAGGATTGGACCGGGACGAATCGGGTGTTATTGAGGCGCTTGACCTGATCAGAGAGGGACTTGCTCACCTGGAGGAGTACGACAGGGCACCGTCGAGCAACGATGGTCAGTCCTTTTCGG
Coding sequences within:
- a CDS encoding AAA family ATPase, which translates into the protein MPKVALSADFLTAFAGIPRAQQKKVREFITRFEANPTAASINYEPIHDVRDDRVRTVRIDLAYRAIVVHPDQGDVYLLAWVDHHDKAMAWARNKRFEVNPVTGALQVIDTEELKEVQARTEERVETRELEDYGPFDTFSDDDLLRTGLPAPLLPAVRALRSPDELDGLESYLPEEAWEALYWVANLDYSIDQALAEVSTARQPEMVDVTDLETALQQPDSLRRFVMVESADELIDILNAPLEKWRVFLHPSQARLVRRHFNGPARVLGGAGTGKTVVAMHRARHLAGEVFTAPTERVLFTTYTRNLATNISENLQSLCGPEFKRIEVTNLHAWAVQLMRSQGVRIAIAKDEEVDRCWENAISAVGQDLWDQAFYQNEWKYVVQAQDISERSEYLRALRRGRRARLSRPQRAAVWQVFEEYRRQLDRLGKTEWIDLIRQTRLYLQGQGDILPYRAIVVDETQDLHPEELRLLRQMVPEGPNDLFFVGDAHQRIYGRPVVMSHLGINIRGRGRKLRINYRTTEEIRTWSIGVLSDAPVDDLDGGADSSAEYVSLMHGPKPTVRQFSSLDEEVTFLVGEIQALADFGPLEHICIVGRTHSQLMEDYLAVLREAGIDHLYLQADTPEYVSTGVRLATMHRVKGLEFPHVFVAGVNDGIVPLAWHTRTYDESEKTDSEIQERCLLHVASSRARETLTITSYGRPSRFVEGTRNA